One window from the genome of Cryptomeria japonica chromosome 6, Sugi_1.0, whole genome shotgun sequence encodes:
- the LOC131876481 gene encoding uncharacterized protein LOC131876481, producing MGFNSAEELPSRVPVWVRLSRLPLEFWRDDILQRIAALLGKPAVVAQQTLDHKVISYARICVEIDLNNPLPDSLEICLGSSSWVQSLDYESLPFRCRVYHEYGNLQRQCPKVNKNSHFDKSSPSSSPKEAEADIGKAPISDTDLGKDKEGFFPVKSRARNRGQKRSFRDRQTDEGLNRFEDIFVVHDTRVVQDQNVTMEEPLQDDMVLADLAKVVCDRIKGSSHSLGVQQRPLKKSSFDPSSIVGRKKDLEMIKLTGDLLVESTSVKTIDAHFSPSPP from the exons ATGGGTTTTAATTCTGCTGAGGAATTACCTTCTAGGGTTCCTGTTTGGGTTCGCCTGTCGCGACTTCCACTGGAGTTTTGGAGGGATGATATTTTGCAGCGGATTGCGGCTCTGCTTGGGAAGCCTGCTGTGGTGGCTCAACAAACCCTTGATCATAAGGTAATTTCTTATGCTCGTATTTGTGTGGAAATTGACTTGAATAATCCCTTGCCAGATTCTCTTGAAATCTGTCTTGGCTCCTCTTCCTGGGTTCAGTCACTTGATTATGAGTCCTTGCCTTTCCGTTGTCGCGTCTATCATGAATATGGAAATCTTCAACGACAATGTCCCAAGGTAAATAAAAATTCCCATTTTGATAAGTCCTCTCCTTCTTCATCGCCTAAGGAGGCTGAAGCGGACATAGGGAAAGCTCCAATTAGTGATACTGATTTGGGTAAGGATAAGGAAGGATTTTTTCCTGTTAAATCTCGGGCAAGGAATCGTGGGCAGAAAAGATCTTTCAGAGATAGGCAAACTGACGAGGGCCTCAATCGATTCGAG GATATTTTTGTGGTGCATGATACACGTGTTGTTCAGGATCAAAATGTGACCATGGAGGAGCCTTTGCAAGATGACATGGTACTTGCAGATTTAGCTAAGGTAGTTTGTGACAGGATTAAGGGTTCATCTCATAGTCTCGGCGTGCAACAACGCCCTCTCAAGAAAAGTTCTTTTGATCCTTCTTCTATAGTTGGGAGAAAGAAGGATCTCGAAATGATTAAACTTACTGGAGATTTATTAGTGGAGTCTACGTCTGTTAAGACCATTGATGCTCACTTTTCCCCATCTCCCCCATGA